ACAGTTTCCAATTGCTGATCCAAACCGCCAATTCCATGAGCGATCAAAAATCGGTCTACAAGTGACCGGATAGCTGAACCCTTTGACGGGTAAATTACAGGGAAATCTCTAACCAACATCAAATCTGGATTTTGAATCAACGGATGGTCCGGTCTGACCACAAAAACTACGCGCTCCTCATAGAGTTGTGTGAACGACACTCCATCCATAGTTTCAGGTTGCCCCAAACGCCCAATGACAAGATCAAGTTCCCCCAGTCGCAGTCGCTCGACAAGGAAGCCGTGAGGACCGTCCAGAACATGCAACACAGTCTGGGGAGCAAGCTGTGCAAACTCTAAAGAAACGTCCGGCATCAAACGCGCGGCCACTGAGGGCAATGCACCAACCGAAAGGCGCTTATTTCCGCCGACCGAGACCTCTTGCACACCATCTAAGCCCTGCTGCAAAGCCTGCAGTGACATTTCAGCAAACTGATAAAACACCTCTCCCTTGGGTGTGAGCGATACTCCTCCTCTGTTTCGGATCAGCAGCACTCCATCAAGAATACTCTCAAGTTCCCGAAGAGTTTTTGAGATTGCGGGCTGGGTAAGGAACAACTTTTTCGCCGCCGCCTTCAGGCTTTTCTCGTGGCAGATTTCGACAAAGCACTGGATGTGGCGAAATTTGATCCGTTGATCGATCACTGGATTACTTTCCATTTTTAGAAACTATAAGCCGAAAAATATCATTTTACTTGCCCAAAACTGTCATTCAATACTTGTTTCAAGGAGACGAGAAATGAGAACTCAAGTGGCAATTATCGGAGGTGGGCCTTCTGGGTTATTGCTGAGTCATTTGCTTCATCTAAATGGGATCGACACGGTCGTACTGGAGCGCAAGACCAAAGCCTACGTACTTGGTCGAATTCGTGCGGGAGTTCTTGAGACCGGGTTTGTAGACTTGTTGCGCGAAGCCAAAGTTAGCAAGCGATTGGACGAAGAAGGTTTTGTACACAATGGAGCCGTGATTGCCTACGGCAACTCTGAATTCGGAATCGATTTCAAAGAACTCACTGGTCGACACGTTGTGGTCTATGGCCAAACAGAAGTTACTCGGGATCTATACGAAGCACGGGAAAACACAGATGGGCATTTGGTATTTGAAGCCGAAAACGTTGCCATTCACGGAGCAGACACCGATGCGCCGTTTGTGACCTACCAGATCGCGGGCACAGAAAAACGCCTCGATTGCGAGTTCGTTGCTGGATGCGACGGGTTCCATGGTGTTTCCCGCCAGACAATCCCGGGTTCCATTCGAAACGAATACGAGAAGATTTACCCGTTTGGGTGGCTTGGTGTTTTGTCCGAAACGCCTCCGGTACATGAGGAATTGATTTACAGCGGGTCAGAACGTGGATTTGCCTTGTGTTCTATGCGCAATTCAAACCTCAGCCGATACTACATTCAATGCAGCCTGAAGGACTCCGCTGCCAAGTGGTCCGACCAAGCTTTCTGGAAAGAACTCAAGCGTCGCATACCGGAAGCCTACAGAGACAAACTCGTCACAGGCCCCAGCATAGAAAAGTCTATTGCACCGCTAAGGTCTTTTGTAACCGAACCCATGCGCTGGGGACGTTTGTTCCTTTGCGGAGACGCAGCCCACATCGTTCCGCCAACCGGCGCAAAGGGATTGAATACCGCTGCAAGCGACGTCCACTATCTCCTCAATGGTTTGGTTCAGCATTATCACGACAAAGATCCGTCCGGACTTGATCGGTATTCAGAAACTGCACTCGCCCGCGTTTGGAAGGCGGAGCGCTTTAGTTGGGCGACGACCACTTTGCTTCACAGGTTTCCGGACCAAACAGAGTTCGACATCAAGATGCAGCAAGCAGACGTTGAATTTTTAAGAGAAAGCCTGTCAGCCCAAAAGGTATTCGCCGAGAACTACGTTGGTCTGCCCTACTAGCGAGAAAAGGGGAACTTATGACAAACCGTTACGAAACAGGCGATCAGAAACGCCGACAAATCCTTGGCGACACGCATGTCGACCACGCACGATCTGCACAAACGGACTTCGACGAACCGTTTCAGACCCTCATAACAGAGGGGGCCTGGGGAACGGTTTGGGCATCAGGGCGTATAAGCGATCGCGAGAGATCCATGCTAACGCTGGCACTGCTTGCAGCACTGGGAAATTTCGATGAGATCCCAATGCATGTTCGCGCCACATCAAACACGGGCGCAAGTCGCGAGGACGTGCTTGAGACTTTCCAACACGTAGCAATTTATGCTGGAGTGCCTAGAGCCAATCACGCGCTCAAACTCGCGAAAAAGACGTTTGCGGAGATGGATTCGGAGGACAGCTGAGCGATGGACAACTTTGCTGAATACTACCAGCGCGATCGTGAGTGGCAGCCCTCTGCCTTGTCTTCGGGCTACAAGACCAGCGTCGCACGCTCCCCACAATACGCGCTGATCTCGCTAGAAAACACTGTAAGCGAGCTTACAGGACCGCGGTTCGGGCATGCCGACATCGATCCGTTGGACAAAGACCTGATTCAAAATTTCGCAAATTCAGGAGAGTCTCCGATCGGCGAGCGGATCATCTTGCATGGAAGGGTACTGGATGAAAACAGGCGCCCGGTGCCAAACGCGCTTGTAGAAATCTGGCAGGCAAATGCTGGTGGTCGATATCGGCACAAAAAAGACACCTATCTCGCGCCTATTGATCCCAATTTTGGAGGGTGCGGCAGAACGCTGACTGACGAACAAGGGTACTATTTCTTCCGAACTATCAAGCCTGGAGCGTACCCGTGGCGCAACTGGGTCAACAATTGGCGACCAGCGCACATTCACTTCTCGGTATTTGGCGAAGCATTTGCGCAGCGTCTGGTTACGCAATGCTATTTTGAAGGTGACCCATTGATCGACAAGTGCCCAATCATAAAGACGATTCCGGACTCCAAAGCCATCGACATGTTGGTGGCGCCGCTTGACCTGAACGCATCAGTCCCCTTGGACAGCCTCGCTTATAAATTCGATATTGTTTTGCGCGGCCGCCGCTCAACCTTGTTTGAGAACCGGCTGGAGGGGAACTAATGGCGCAGGACTTGGACTACCTCAAGGAAACGCCTTCTCAAACTGCAGGGCCATACGTTCACATTGGACTTGCACCGGGTGCCGCCGGATTTGACATCTACAGGCGAGAGCTCGGCGCTGACATTGCGGGTCCTAACGCCCGCGGCGAACGCATTCGCATCGAAGGATCTGTGATTGATGGTAGCGGAAGCCCGATCAAAGACGTCCTAATAGAAACATGGCAAGCGAACTCAAAAGGACTGTATGTCGACCCCAACGATAGTTCCGCAGTCGAGGACGGCTTCAGCGGATTTGGCCGCGTCATTTCCGATTTTGAAACCGGCAAGTGGGCCTTTGAGACAATAAAGCCAGGATCGACGCCAGGTCGAAATGGAAAAGTTCAGGCCCCGCACGTCTCGATGTGGATTGTGGCTCGCGGCATCAACATTGGCCTTAATACTCGCCTCTATTTTGAGGATGAAACGGACCTGAACGCTACAGATCCGGTCCTCAACCTGATCGAACCAGAAAACAGACGTGCAACTCTCTTGGCGAAACGCTCCGAAACCAAAGGAAAGACAACCTATCGTTTCGACGTCGTCCTCCAAGGCTTGAACGAAACAGTTTTCTTTGACATTTGAACGCGGAGTACTCCGAAATGGCAAAACCCTGCATTCTTTGCGTCGCTATCACGGGCTCGGTTCCAACAAAGGCCGACAACCCAGCGGTCCCGGTGACCGTCGCAGAGCAAATCGAAAGCACCCATGAAGCCTTCGAAGTTGGTGCCAGTATCGCCCATTTACACGTCCGCAACGATGACGAAACGCCGAGCAGCGATCCTGAAAAATTCGCGCTGCTCAAGGAAGGTTTGGAAAAACACTGTCCAGGAATGGTTATCCAGTTTTCTACTGGTGGGCGTTCCGGCGCAGGGCGAGCTCGTGGAGGCATGTTGCCATTGCGACCGGATATGGCGTCTTTGTCGGTTGGATCCAACAATTTCCCCACACGGGTCTATGAAAACCCGCCAGATCTGGTGGATTGGCTGGCAAGCGAAATGAAAGCCTACGGAGTGACACCGGAAATAGAAGCCTTCGACCTCAGCCATGTATTGCAAGCTATCCGAATGCATGGCGCAGGTGTTTTGCCGGGCAAACTTTATGTGCAATTTGTCATGGGCGTGAAAAACGCCATGCCAGCAGACAGGGAAGTTTTTGAATTCTATCGCAAGATATTAACCGAGCGGGCGCCACAGGCCGAATGGTGTGCGGCAGGTATCGGGGCTAATCAGATCGCGGTCAACGAGTGGGCCATTGCTGCGGGAGGTCACACTCGTGCCGGGCTGGAAGACAACGTGCGCTTGAACAAGAACGCGCTGGCGCCGTCCAACGCCGCCCTTGTCCAACGCGCTGTTACCCTTTGCGAGAAATACGAGCGACCCGTAGCAACTTGCGAACAAGCTCGGGAAATGCTCGAGCTGTCCCCAACGTAAATTTCACTTCAAACAATTCAAACCACTCGTCTCAAAGGCCTTTAAATGACAGACGTATTCACGCATCCATGGCTTGGCGGTCTCTTTGACGACGAAGAAATTCGGCAAGTCCTGAGCGCTGAAAACTCCCTTTCGGAGATGATTGCAGTCGAAAACGCCTATACTGAGGCTCTTGCCGAAACAGGAATTGTCCACAAGGCAGACGCGGCCGAAGTGAGAAAACATCTATCAAAAGCAGCGGTTGGAATTACCGCTCTCCGAGACGGCACAGCCAAAGACGGGCTCGTTATTCCAACTCTGGTCAGCGAGTTGGCCAAGGGACTTCCGGATCGCGCCCGAAAAGCACTCCACAAGGGGATGACCTCTCAAGACGTCATTGACACAGCTCTGGTTCTATCCTTGCGCAGGGTCCTGGAAATCTTCGAGCAAAGGCTAACCCATGTCCTCTCACAGTTGAGCAGACTGGACTCCTCCTTCGGTCAAAATGACTTGATAGGACGAACGCGGATGCAAGCCGCGTTGCCCATTCAAGTCGCCGATCGTCTGAATGGGTGGAGGGCCCCCTTTGAAAGCTGCACCAATCGATATCCGGGCATACGAAAAAACCTTTTGCGCCTCCAACTTGGTGGAGCAGTCGGCGATCGAACCCCTTGGGGAGAACATGCCGATCAAGTGGCCAACATAATGGCTGTTAAACTTGACCTTGAAAACGCGGCTCCATGGCACACTGACCGTACCGCAATTGCGGACTTTACGAACTGGCTTTCGCTGCTTACAGGGGGCGCCGGAAAAATTGGTCAGGATTTGATGCTTATGTCGCAACAGGGGATCGATGAGGTTACCCTTTCAGGCGGCGGGAGCTCCTCCGCAATGCCTCACAAGCAAAACCCAATACAGGCGGAAGTTTTGGTAGCTCTGGCTCAGTACAACGCGATCCAATTAAGTGGAATGCACATGGCGTCGCACCACGAACAGGAACGTTCAGGAACTGCGTGGACACTGGAATGGATGATTTTGCCACAAATGGTAATGGCGACCGGTTCCGCGCTAATGACCGTCTCAAAATTACTTGCCAACATAGAGAGGCTTGGAACGGCCAGTGGCTAAGCCACCGGCCGATCGCTTTGTTCCGTTTCGCTCCTAGCTGACCGCTTCTTCGGTCATAACATCGGAAAAAGACTTGAAGAACTTTGCAGCTAACTTTTTAGCCGTACTTTGAATTAGGCGGCTGCCAAGCTGTGCCAGTTTTCCACCAATGGCCGCTTTGGCCTCGTAGCGCAAAATCGTTCGCCCGCCTTCAGCTGTCAGGGTGACGTCTGCTCCCCCCTTGGCATGTCCTGCCGCGCCGCCATTGCCTTGGCCGGAAAGGGAAAAAGCGCTTGGAGCGCCTTCTGTGTTCAGAACCACCTCGCCAGAAAACTTGGCTTTTACAGGGCCAACTTTGAGAACGACTTTGGCTTCCAGCTCGTTCTCAGATTTTTTGATCAACTCCTCGCATCCAGGTATACAACGCTTCAATACCTCCGGATCATTGAGCGCCGCATAGACTTCCTCGATTGGCGCCTCAATTGTGATTTCATCAACCAACTCCATGGCTTGTCCTTTCTTTCGTCAACAACAGGGGAATTTGATTTTGGCCAGCAGCTCTGCCTGCTCCTGGGAGGGCGCACAGCGACGGGCAAGACGGTGCAACAGATTACACATCACGATCCCCTTTCGACCGATTGGCGGCGGTGCTGGATCAGCTCGCCCAGGATAGAGAGCGCGATTTCTTCGGGCGTGACCGCACCGATGTCCAAACCTGCCGGGGCAGAAACGCGGGTGATGTCCACTTGGGCGATGCCAGCATCGGCAAGTTTTGTGGACAGCGCGGCGAATTTCTTGTGGCTGCCCACAAAGGCCACATAGCTGGCGTCTTGGGTGAGCGCGTTTTTGAGCGCGTCAAGGTCCCCCTGCCCCTGCGTGGCAACCACTATGGCGCGCAGTTTGCCCGAGAACGCGGGGGCGTCGCCAGAGCGCGACACAGACCAATGGAACTGGGGCGCCAGTTGCGCGAGCGCCTCGGCAACCGGGGATGTGCCCAGCACCGCAAGCTGCGGCATGGGCAAGCATGGCTCAATAAAGATGTCCACCGTGCCGCGAGAGGGGCAACCGTTGCGGGCGTAGGTCACGCCGTCCACCATTGTCCCAGCGCTGACGCCGATTTCATTGAGGAAATCTTCAGGCGCAACTGACACAAGCTGCGGCGCGCCAGTAGCGAGCGACTCGAGCGTTGCGCGGCGTACAGCCCCCCGCGTGCAACCGCCCCCAAGAAACCCCTGCAGTATGGTGCCGTCCGCGCCGATGATCGCCTTAGCGCCGGGTTTGGCGGCGGTGGTGCCTGCGGTGCGCACGATGGTGGCAAAAGCAAAGGGTTCGTCTTTAGCGCGTAGGTCAGTGGCGGTCTGGGCGAGGTCGGTGGACAAAAGCTCGGCAGGGGTCATAGGGTCACAAGCTCCATTTCCAAAGCCGCCAGATCGGCCAGCGTGTTGGCAGCGGCAAATCGATCAAGGTGCGGCAAGGCAGCGGCCATGCCCGCGGCAACAGGTTGGTAGTCGCGCCAGCCTTTGAGGGGGTTAAGCCAGATGATGCGGCAGCCGCGTTTGCGCAAGGTTGCAAGGGCGGCGTCGATATGCGCGGGCGGCGACGTGTCGTAGCCATCCGAGAAAATCATCACAACTGAGCGGCCATCTACAAACTTGCGAGCGTAGGTGTGGGCGAAAGTATCGAGGCTCTCGCCAATTTTTGACCCGCCGCCAAAGCCATCCGCCATCAGAGACATGCGGCCAATAGCGCGCATGGCATCTTTGTCGCGCAACGCTTCGGTGATGCGCACAAGGCGGGTGTGGAACAGATAAGCGTCGGCGGTGAAATCGCCTCGCATGAGGCCCGCCAAAAAGGCGAGATAGACCTGCGCGTAGACGGTCATGGAGCCCGACACATCGCAGAGCGCGACGATTTTACGGCTGCGATCCGGACGTTTGCGCTGGATCAGCCGGATCGGTTCGCCACCCGTGGCCAAGCTGCGCCGGATGGTTTTGCGAAAATGCAGGCGGTCGCCTTTGTTGGCCGCCACACGGCGACGGGAGCGCCGGTCGCGTAGTGCAAGCCCGAGCCGTCGCGCAATAGCCTCGGCTTCGGCAATGTCTTCGGGCTGTATCAGGTCACGCAAGTCGCGACGTGAGAGGTTGCGCATCTCTGTGGCGATGAGCTTGCCTTCGCCATCATTCTCAGCCTCACCTTGCCCTGCCTCGGGCGCAGTGGCATCCCCTGCACCACCGGCGTCTTCGCCTTTGGCGTTGCGGGAGGAATGCACGCTGTCGTCGCCTTTGCTTGGCGCCGTCCTTTTCGGCATGACCTTGGTGCGCACGCGGCCTGCGTCCATCCAAAAGCTATCAAACAACGCGTCGAACTGTTGCGCATCGTCTTTGCAACCCGTGCAAATGGCTTTGAGCGCGCGGCGGGTTTCAGCGGGCTGGGCCGCGTCCACATAGGTGAGCGCGGTGAGGGCCGCTTCGGTTTCCTGAACCCCAAGGCGCAGGCCGTTTTCGCGCAGATGCGCCATGAACCCTGCCATGCGCGCGGTGGCACCCGGGTCGCGGCCAGCAAAACGGGTGACACGGCTCATGCGGCCTTCCCCGCGATCCGCTGCGCCACCTCGGTCGTGATATGCGCGCGGTCGCTTTGCGTTTTTAGCAAAGTTGTGAGGGTGGCTTGCAGCGCGGCGGGGTCGGCGGTTAGGTCAGCAATGCCCAACCCCATGAGTGCTGCGGCGAAGTCCAGCGTTTCGGCAATGCCTGGCACTTTTTCCAGGTCTTCTTTGCGCAGGGTTTGCACAAAGCCAATAATCTTTTCTGCGAGGCGTGTTTCAATTCCGGCGCAGCGCGCTTGCAGGATTGCCAATTCTGTTTCGCGGTCGGGGTAGTCAACATAGGCGAACAAACACCGGCGGCGCAGCGCGTCCGACAGGTCACGTGTACCGTTGGAGGTCAGGATTACGGTGGGCACCGTGGTCGCTGTGATGGTGCCCAGTTCAGGCACGGTGATTTGGTAGTCTGCTAGGATTTCCAGAAGGAAGGCTTCGAACTCCTCGTCTGCGCGATCAATCTCGTCGATCAGCAGAACCGGGGCTTGCGCCTGCGTGATTGCTGCCAGCAAAGGCCGCTCCAGCAAGTACTCACGCGAGAATATGCGGTCTTCGACTTGTTTTCCGGTTTCGCCCGCTTCTGAACTGGCGCGGATGGCGAGCAACTGGCGCTGGTAGTTCCATTCGTAAATGGCTTGGGCCGCATCTAGACCTTCGTAACACTGCAGGCGGATCAGTTTGGTGTTTTGAGCCGCCGCCAACACACGCGCGACTTCGGTTTTGCCCACGCCAGCTGCGCCTTCAAGCAACAAAGGACGCTGCAGTGACAGGGCGAGGTGCAGAGACACCGCGAGATCATCGGATGCCACATAGTTTTCCGCCGCGAGGGCAGATTGAAGGTCGGTCCAAGAAGTCATGAGAGCCTCGATGCGTCGGGGCGCGCGCGATGCCTGACCGCGCGCGCCAATTTTTACCCGTGCAGACCAAGCCCGTTGGCGGTCTTCCAAATCCGCCAGTGGTCATGCGGCATGTGCGTGTGGCGTAGGCCAAAGGCGCGGAAGGCGTCGTTCACGGCGTTGGAGAAACAGGGCACTCCGCCCACATGAGGGCTTTCGCCGACGCCCTTCGCCCCAATTGGGTGGTGCGGACTTGGCGTCACGGTGTGATCTGTTTCGTAGTTCGGCACCTCCCACGCGGTGGGCAGGAAGAAGTCCATCAGCGTGCCGGTCTTGACGTTGCCCATGTCATCATAAGCAATCTCTTGCCCCAGCGCGACGGCCAGAGCTTCGGTGAGGCCGCCATGCACCTGCCCTTCGATGATCATCGGGTTGATGCGTGTGCCACAGTCGTCCAGCGCATAGAAGCGGCGGATCTCGGTCACACCGGTGTCCACGTCGATGTCCATGACGCAGACATAGGCACCAAACGGATAGGTCATGTTCGGCGGATCATAGTAGCTGACCGCCTCGAGACCCGGCTCAATGCCCGGAATAGCCTGATTATATGCGGCGAAGGCGATTTCCTTCATCGTCTTGAACTTCTCAGGCGCGCCTTTGACCACAAACCGATCCACGTCAAACTCGACATCATCGTCGTGCACTTCCAAGAGGTAAGCCGCAATCATCTGCGCCTTGGCGCGGATTTTACGACCAGCCATCGCTGTGGCTGCACCGGCCACAGGCGTGGAGCGCGAGCCATATGTGCCGAGACCATAAGGCGCGGTGTCAGTGTCGCCTTCCTCAATGGTGATGCTGTCCGCTGGCAAGCCAATCTCGGTTGCGAGGATTTGCGCAAAGGTGGTCGCGTGGCCCTGTCCTTGTGAGATGGTGCCGAGGCGCGCAATCGCGGAGCCAGTTGGGTGGATGCGGATTTCGCAGCTGTCAAACATCCCGAGACCAAGAATGTCGCAATTCTTGACCGGACCTGCACCGACGATTTCGGTGAAATGCGTCAGGCCAATTCCCATCAGCTTGCGGGTTTTGCCCGCCTTGAAGTCCTCGACCCGCTGCGCCTGTTCCGCGCGCAGACCGTCATAGTCCACTGCCTTCAGCGCCTTGTCCCACGCGGTGTGGTAATCACCGGAGTCATACTCCCAGCCTAGCGCGGATTGATACGGAAACTGCTCCTTTTTGATGAAGTTGATCCGGCGCAGCTCGGCCGCGTCCATGTTCAACTCTATCGCGAGGATCTCGATCATCCGCTCGATGAAATACGCCGCCTCGGTCACGCGGAAGGAACAGCGGTAGGACACGCCCCCCGGTGCCTTGTTGGTGTAGACGCCATCCACTGCCAGATAGGCGGTTGGGATGTCATAAGACCCGGTGCAGATGTTCATGAATCCAGCCGGGAATTTTGTTGGATCGGCGCAGGCGTCAAAGCCGCCATGATCCGCTGTGGTGTGACACCACAAGCCGGTGATCTTGCCCTCCTTGGTGGCGGAGATCTTGCCCTTCATCCAGTAATCGCGGGCAAAGGCGGTGGTCATCAGGTTTTCCATCCGGTCTTCGACCCATTTCACCGGAACGCCGGTGACGATGGAAGCGACAACAGAGCAGACGTAACCGGGGTATGCGCCCACCTTGTTGCCAAAGCCCCCGCCAATGTCTGGCGAGATCACTCGGATGTTGTGTTCCTCAATGCCGGAGATGAGGCTGACCACGGTGCGGATTGCATGTGGCGCCTGGAACGTACCGTGTAGGGTCAACTTACCGTTCACCTTGTCCATGGAGGCAACGCAGCCGCAGGTTTCCAACGGACATGGGTGAGTACGGTGGTAGTAAACCAT
This genomic window from Shimia isoporae contains:
- the pcaQ gene encoding pca operon transcription factor PcaQ; this translates as MESNPVIDQRIKFRHIQCFVEICHEKSLKAAAKKLFLTQPAISKTLRELESILDGVLLIRNRGGVSLTPKGEVFYQFAEMSLQALQQGLDGVQEVSVGGNKRLSVGALPSVAARLMPDVSLEFAQLAPQTVLHVLDGPHGFLVERLRLGELDLVIGRLGQPETMDGVSFTQLYEERVVFVVRPDHPLIQNPDLMLVRDFPVIYPSKGSAIRSLVDRFLIAHGIGGLDQQLETVSGAFGRVHTQKTDAVWIISEGVVANELAAGRLVALPFDTSMTHGPVGLMYRHHDGLSPHARVFELAVEKVLKAGGPLGAANTIPK
- the pobA gene encoding 4-hydroxybenzoate 3-monooxygenase; amino-acid sequence: MRTQVAIIGGGPSGLLLSHLLHLNGIDTVVLERKTKAYVLGRIRAGVLETGFVDLLREAKVSKRLDEEGFVHNGAVIAYGNSEFGIDFKELTGRHVVVYGQTEVTRDLYEARENTDGHLVFEAENVAIHGADTDAPFVTYQIAGTEKRLDCEFVAGCDGFHGVSRQTIPGSIRNEYEKIYPFGWLGVLSETPPVHEELIYSGSERGFALCSMRNSNLSRYYIQCSLKDSAAKWSDQAFWKELKRRIPEAYRDKLVTGPSIEKSIAPLRSFVTEPMRWGRLFLCGDAAHIVPPTGAKGLNTAASDVHYLLNGLVQHYHDKDPSGLDRYSETALARVWKAERFSWATTTLLHRFPDQTEFDIKMQQADVEFLRESLSAQKVFAENYVGLPY
- the pcaC gene encoding 4-carboxymuconolactone decarboxylase, with product MTNRYETGDQKRRQILGDTHVDHARSAQTDFDEPFQTLITEGAWGTVWASGRISDRERSMLTLALLAALGNFDEIPMHVRATSNTGASREDVLETFQHVAIYAGVPRANHALKLAKKTFAEMDSEDS
- the pcaH gene encoding protocatechuate 3,4-dioxygenase subunit beta — encoded protein: MDNFAEYYQRDREWQPSALSSGYKTSVARSPQYALISLENTVSELTGPRFGHADIDPLDKDLIQNFANSGESPIGERIILHGRVLDENRRPVPNALVEIWQANAGGRYRHKKDTYLAPIDPNFGGCGRTLTDEQGYYFFRTIKPGAYPWRNWVNNWRPAHIHFSVFGEAFAQRLVTQCYFEGDPLIDKCPIIKTIPDSKAIDMLVAPLDLNASVPLDSLAYKFDIVLRGRRSTLFENRLEGN
- the pcaG gene encoding protocatechuate 3,4-dioxygenase subunit alpha, whose amino-acid sequence is MAQDLDYLKETPSQTAGPYVHIGLAPGAAGFDIYRRELGADIAGPNARGERIRIEGSVIDGSGSPIKDVLIETWQANSKGLYVDPNDSSAVEDGFSGFGRVISDFETGKWAFETIKPGSTPGRNGKVQAPHVSMWIVARGINIGLNTRLYFEDETDLNATDPVLNLIEPENRRATLLAKRSETKGKTTYRFDVVLQGLNETVFFDI
- a CDS encoding 3-keto-5-aminohexanoate cleavage protein, whose product is MAKPCILCVAITGSVPTKADNPAVPVTVAEQIESTHEAFEVGASIAHLHVRNDDETPSSDPEKFALLKEGLEKHCPGMVIQFSTGGRSGAGRARGGMLPLRPDMASLSVGSNNFPTRVYENPPDLVDWLASEMKAYGVTPEIEAFDLSHVLQAIRMHGAGVLPGKLYVQFVMGVKNAMPADREVFEFYRKILTERAPQAEWCAAGIGANQIAVNEWAIAAGGHTRAGLEDNVRLNKNALAPSNAALVQRAVTLCEKYERPVATCEQAREMLELSPT
- a CDS encoding 3-carboxy-cis,cis-muconate cycloisomerase yields the protein MTDVFTHPWLGGLFDDEEIRQVLSAENSLSEMIAVENAYTEALAETGIVHKADAAEVRKHLSKAAVGITALRDGTAKDGLVIPTLVSELAKGLPDRARKALHKGMTSQDVIDTALVLSLRRVLEIFEQRLTHVLSQLSRLDSSFGQNDLIGRTRMQAALPIQVADRLNGWRAPFESCTNRYPGIRKNLLRLQLGGAVGDRTPWGEHADQVANIMAVKLDLENAAPWHTDRTAIADFTNWLSLLTGGAGKIGQDLMLMSQQGIDEVTLSGGGSSSAMPHKQNPIQAEVLVALAQYNAIQLSGMHMASHHEQERSGTAWTLEWMILPQMVMATGSALMTVSKLLANIERLGTASG
- a CDS encoding CoxG family protein; the encoded protein is MELVDEITIEAPIEEVYAALNDPEVLKRCIPGCEELIKKSENELEAKVVLKVGPVKAKFSGEVVLNTEGAPSAFSLSGQGNGGAAGHAKGGADVTLTAEGGRTILRYEAKAAIGGKLAQLGSRLIQSTAKKLAAKFFKSFSDVMTEEAVS
- a CDS encoding XdhC family protein — protein: MTPAELLSTDLAQTATDLRAKDEPFAFATIVRTAGTTAAKPGAKAIIGADGTILQGFLGGGCTRGAVRRATLESLATGAPQLVSVAPEDFLNEIGVSAGTMVDGVTYARNGCPSRGTVDIFIEPCLPMPQLAVLGTSPVAEALAQLAPQFHWSVSRSGDAPAFSGKLRAIVVATQGQGDLDALKNALTQDASYVAFVGSHKKFAALSTKLADAGIAQVDITRVSAPAGLDIGAVTPEEIALSILGELIQHRRQSVERGS
- a CDS encoding vWA domain-containing protein, which produces MSRVTRFAGRDPGATARMAGFMAHLRENGLRLGVQETEAALTALTYVDAAQPAETRRALKAICTGCKDDAQQFDALFDSFWMDAGRVRTKVMPKRTAPSKGDDSVHSSRNAKGEDAGGAGDATAPEAGQGEAENDGEGKLIATEMRNLSRRDLRDLIQPEDIAEAEAIARRLGLALRDRRSRRRVAANKGDRLHFRKTIRRSLATGGEPIRLIQRKRPDRSRKIVALCDVSGSMTVYAQVYLAFLAGLMRGDFTADAYLFHTRLVRITEALRDKDAMRAIGRMSLMADGFGGGSKIGESLDTFAHTYARKFVDGRSVVMIFSDGYDTSPPAHIDAALATLRKRGCRIIWLNPLKGWRDYQPVAAGMAAALPHLDRFAAANTLADLAALEMELVTL
- a CDS encoding AAA family ATPase codes for the protein MTSWTDLQSALAAENYVASDDLAVSLHLALSLQRPLLLEGAAGVGKTEVARVLAAAQNTKLIRLQCYEGLDAAQAIYEWNYQRQLLAIRASSEAGETGKQVEDRIFSREYLLERPLLAAITQAQAPVLLIDEIDRADEEFEAFLLEILADYQITVPELGTITATTVPTVILTSNGTRDLSDALRRRCLFAYVDYPDRETELAILQARCAGIETRLAEKIIGFVQTLRKEDLEKVPGIAETLDFAAALMGLGIADLTADPAALQATLTTLLKTQSDRAHITTEVAQRIAGKAA
- a CDS encoding aerobic carbon-monoxide dehydrogenase large subunit; this translates as MNKELSREERADALGGMGCKRKRVEDARFTQGKGNYVDDIKLPGMLQGDFVRSPYAHAKIVSIDASAALALDGVIAVLTAEDLAPLGLHWMPTLAGDKQMVLADGKVLFQGQEVAFVVAKDRYIAADAVELVEVEYEELPVLTDPFAAMESDVVLREDLLGEGGSLPDGAHGPRKHHNHIFTWEVGEKDATEQVLQEADVVAEEMVYYHRTHPCPLETCGCVASMDKVNGKLTLHGTFQAPHAIRTVVSLISGIEEHNIRVISPDIGGGFGNKVGAYPGYVCSVVASIVTGVPVKWVEDRMENLMTTAFARDYWMKGKISATKEGKITGLWCHTTADHGGFDACADPTKFPAGFMNICTGSYDIPTAYLAVDGVYTNKAPGGVSYRCSFRVTEAAYFIERMIEILAIELNMDAAELRRINFIKKEQFPYQSALGWEYDSGDYHTAWDKALKAVDYDGLRAEQAQRVEDFKAGKTRKLMGIGLTHFTEIVGAGPVKNCDILGLGMFDSCEIRIHPTGSAIARLGTISQGQGHATTFAQILATEIGLPADSITIEEGDTDTAPYGLGTYGSRSTPVAGAATAMAGRKIRAKAQMIAAYLLEVHDDDVEFDVDRFVVKGAPEKFKTMKEIAFAAYNQAIPGIEPGLEAVSYYDPPNMTYPFGAYVCVMDIDVDTGVTEIRRFYALDDCGTRINPMIIEGQVHGGLTEALAVALGQEIAYDDMGNVKTGTLMDFFLPTAWEVPNYETDHTVTPSPHHPIGAKGVGESPHVGGVPCFSNAVNDAFRAFGLRHTHMPHDHWRIWKTANGLGLHG